The following are from one region of the Candidatus Trichorickettsia mobilis genome:
- the ppa gene encoding inorganic diphosphatase, which translates to MLIDKIAAQNSQGEINVIIEIPMNAPPVKYEFDKDSGAIFVDRFIQTSMFYPCNYGFVPHTLSGDGDPVDVLVISNYPVIPGSVIRARPVAVLMMEDESGIDEKIIAVPVSKLDPSFSTVQDLEDLNSVLKQRISHFFEHYKDLEKGKWVKVTGFEGAQKARTLIKEGVDRKLS; encoded by the coding sequence ATGTTAATTGATAAAATAGCTGCACAAAATTCACAAGGTGAAATAAATGTAATTATTGAAATACCAATGAATGCACCTCCAGTTAAATATGAGTTTGACAAGGATTCTGGAGCTATTTTTGTCGATCGTTTCATCCAAACATCAATGTTTTATCCATGTAATTATGGCTTTGTTCCTCATACTTTATCTGGTGATGGTGATCCAGTTGATGTACTAGTGATTTCAAACTATCCAGTGATTCCTGGTAGTGTCATAAGAGCTAGACCAGTAGCAGTGTTAATGATGGAAGATGAATCCGGAATCGATGAAAAAATAATTGCAGTGCCAGTATCAAAATTAGACCCTTCTTTTAGTACTGTGCAAGACTTGGAAGACCTTAACTCAGTTTTAAAACAAAGAATATCGCATTTTTTTGAACATTATAAAGATTTAGAAAAAGGTAAATGGGTTAAAGTTACTGGCTTTGAAGGAGCGCAAAAAGCAAGAACTTTAATCAAAGAGGGCGTAGATCGTAAACTTAGCTGA
- a CDS encoding Na+/H+ antiporter subunit G, with translation MSTISTLIGWGLIIFSLFIIFSAIIGLFRFPDFYTKIHAAGLIDSCGLPSALIGLSCLQHNPLTSFKLILAAIAVLLLNPVATTALAKAALLAKSRLPELNNKN, from the coding sequence ATGAGTACTATATCAACATTAATTGGTTGGGGATTAATAATATTCAGCCTATTTATAATTTTCTCTGCTATTATCGGTTTATTTAGATTTCCTGATTTCTATACAAAAATTCATGCAGCGGGGCTTATTGATTCTTGTGGGTTACCGTCAGCATTAATTGGCCTTAGCTGTTTACAGCATAATCCCTTGACCAGTTTTAAATTAATATTGGCGGCTATTGCTGTGTTATTGCTAAACCCGGTAGCGACAACTGCGTTAGCTAAAGCAGCTTTATTGGCAAAATCAAGATTGCCGGAATTAAATAATAAAAATTAA
- a CDS encoding DUF4040 domain-containing protein → MLDNLLTIPSSLDFQVSVYLLYIVATTLIIISMKLIISFNLFENIVLLSVFSLLISMCYLLMDAPDVAMTEVALGSCLATCILLNFIKMLKTTSLIIKNNRIIPAVIICLLFSATLIWIMFDLPEYGDPTTALHTHLGKYYTTNTRIEIGTPSLAAGILASYRGYDTLGETSVILIAGLAVLLILSTTNKKYS, encoded by the coding sequence ATGTTAGATAATTTGCTTACCATACCATCCTCATTAGATTTTCAGGTTAGTGTTTATTTATTATACATTGTTGCTACAACTCTGATAATCATTAGTATGAAGCTGATAATCAGCTTCAATTTATTTGAGAATATAGTTCTGCTGTCAGTATTTAGCTTGCTGATTAGTATGTGTTATTTATTGATGGATGCTCCTGATGTAGCGATGACCGAAGTAGCTCTGGGAAGTTGCCTTGCAACCTGCATATTACTCAATTTTATTAAAATGTTAAAAACCACCTCTCTTATCATAAAAAACAATAGAATTATACCAGCTGTTATTATATGCTTATTATTTAGTGCTACATTAATATGGATTATGTTTGATCTACCTGAATATGGTGATCCAACTACTGCACTGCATACTCATTTAGGCAAATATTATACTACTAACACCAGAATTGAAATAGGCACGCCATCATTAGCAGCAGGTATCCTAGCCAGTTATAGAGGTTATGATACTCTAGGTGAAACCTCAGTGATTTTAATAGCTGGACTGGCGGTGTTATTAATTTTATCCACTACCAACAAAAAATATAGCTAA
- a CDS encoding NADH-quinone oxidoreductase subunit N, producing the protein MIIPEFILTALALLAQVAAVFYRERVNLIVKVTIVVLIFLMLVLVVLLGSHGIGCNGSFVSSVVTSFYKLLVLGFTIMSIIIYYEFCKISALNVRMEYITLLLFSMLGIFLSISSRNLLLLFCGLELTALTGYALAGFSLDIKSAEAAVKYFVLGALLSCITLLGMSFLYGFAGSLDFKVIVAMFNNAVQIPNIGIVIGAVLMLSGLLFKFSAAPLHMWTPDVYEGSSVTTVAYFATAQKIGVLFVLLNILTLMIGEYPQITGSLIKIVAIFSMVIGSLGAIMQKSIKRLMAYSTILNVGYVLMGISLQNVAGILSAIIYMVIYIIAALGFFACLIALLGKNAEEATFDNISGIATNRKAIAAAIAVMMFSMIGLPPLAGFFGKYYIFYQAIKQQEIVLAVIGMISSIIASYYYLKIVRSMYFADNIKQTEIIPTSNGLLFITCLVVTFLLLFSLLLLII; encoded by the coding sequence ATGATAATACCAGAGTTTATATTGACGGCTCTTGCGCTGTTGGCGCAAGTGGCGGCCGTATTTTATCGTGAGCGTGTAAACTTAATTGTTAAGGTTACGATTGTAGTACTAATATTTTTAATGTTAGTATTGGTGGTATTATTAGGTTCTCATGGTATAGGATGTAACGGATCATTTGTCAGCAGTGTTGTTACCTCATTTTACAAATTACTGGTACTTGGCTTTACAATAATGAGTATAATAATATATTATGAATTTTGTAAGATATCTGCGTTAAACGTCAGAATGGAATATATAACCTTGTTATTATTTTCAATGCTTGGGATTTTTTTATCGATTTCATCACGTAATTTATTATTATTATTTTGTGGATTAGAATTAACTGCTTTGACTGGATACGCTTTAGCAGGGTTTAGTCTAGATATAAAATCTGCAGAAGCCGCAGTAAAATATTTTGTATTGGGAGCATTACTTAGCTGTATCACTTTGTTAGGCATGTCGTTTTTATATGGCTTTGCTGGCAGTTTGGACTTTAAAGTAATCGTTGCGATGTTTAATAATGCAGTACAGATTCCTAATATAGGGATTGTTATTGGTGCTGTATTAATGTTAAGTGGTTTGTTATTTAAATTTTCTGCGGCACCGCTGCATATGTGGACGCCTGATGTATATGAAGGATCGTCAGTAACTACTGTTGCCTATTTTGCCACAGCGCAAAAAATAGGAGTACTATTTGTTTTATTAAATATACTTACTTTAATGATTGGAGAATATCCACAAATTACTGGGTCTTTAATTAAAATTGTTGCTATATTTTCGATGGTTATTGGTTCACTTGGAGCCATTATGCAAAAATCTATCAAAAGATTAATGGCATATAGTACAATTTTGAATGTTGGTTATGTCTTAATGGGAATATCTTTGCAGAATGTTGCTGGAATTTTATCAGCCATAATTTATATGGTTATTTATATTATTGCAGCGTTAGGTTTTTTTGCTTGTCTTATTGCGTTGCTTGGAAAAAATGCTGAAGAAGCAACTTTTGATAATATTAGCGGTATAGCCACAAACAGAAAAGCAATTGCTGCTGCAATTGCAGTGATGATGTTTTCTATGATTGGTTTGCCACCACTGGCAGGATTTTTTGGTAAATACTATATTTTTTACCAGGCCATTAAACAACAAGAAATAGTGCTTGCTGTCATTGGGATGATTAGCAGTATTATCGCTAGTTATTATTATTTAAAGATTGTTAGGTCAATGTATTTTGCTGACAATATTAAGCAAACAGAAATAATACCAACTAGCAACGGTTTATTATTTATTACCTGTCTTGTGGTAACTTTCCTATTATTATTTTCATTGTTACTGCTAATTATTTAG
- a CDS encoding methyltransferase regulatory domain-containing protein has translation MTISDKSPTSNDSYDEFPYESYPFPHTRPEYLRTIGVLFGMTPPTLKTARVLELGCSNGGNIINFAETYPKSYSLGVDLSKTEIEHGHKLIQKLGLKNIELKHMSITDLDESFGKFDYIICHGVFSWVPDAVKDKILEISNKLLNKNGISFISYNVLPGWNMVNNIRDMMLFHSSIFEDTHNKVKQAKLFLDFVNDSLQDSTAPYAKFLKEEALALAKHEDQYLRHEYLAEENTPFYFHKFMDLARAHSLNYLGDANIQTMYLGNLPAHASEKLAVINDIVRTEQYIDFIYNRRFRCTLLVGKDTVINRAITSEILDQFYTMCMLSADKLESDIDLSNALESITFSLIESTATSISTSSPIMKAIFYSYIDNIGNPLKINKLLHVASTKLPQFALQDFIQEFNNNIGKLVLSGYIKLFESKPASIFEISAKPKASNLARYQAAHASINKLWITTQINQLLAIQLPDKYVLELLDGNHNLEQITTKLTDKFVKGELVAAEGDVKITDKATLKNLASKCVESSLEKFRRNFILVA, from the coding sequence ATGACAATTTCTGATAAATCACCTACTTCAAATGATTCATATGATGAATTTCCATACGAGAGTTACCCTTTTCCTCATACCAGACCTGAATATTTAAGGACTATTGGAGTATTATTTGGCATGACTCCACCAACATTGAAAACTGCTAGAGTTCTAGAATTAGGATGTTCTAATGGTGGTAATATTATTAATTTTGCTGAAACATATCCTAAATCTTATTCACTGGGAGTTGATTTATCAAAAACAGAAATTGAGCATGGGCATAAGCTAATACAAAAGCTTGGATTAAAAAATATTGAATTAAAACATATGTCTATTACTGACCTTGATGAATCATTTGGTAAATTCGATTACATAATTTGTCATGGAGTATTTTCTTGGGTACCTGATGCAGTTAAAGATAAAATTTTAGAAATATCTAATAAATTATTAAACAAGAATGGCATATCTTTTATCAGCTATAATGTTTTACCTGGTTGGAATATGGTCAATAACATACGTGATATGATGCTATTTCATTCATCAATTTTTGAAGATACTCATAACAAAGTTAAGCAAGCCAAGTTATTCTTAGATTTTGTTAATGATTCATTGCAAGATTCTACAGCTCCATATGCCAAATTTTTAAAAGAAGAAGCTCTAGCATTAGCTAAACATGAGGATCAATATTTGCGCCATGAATATTTAGCAGAAGAAAATACACCATTTTACTTTCATAAATTTATGGATCTAGCACGAGCTCACTCTCTGAATTATCTTGGTGACGCCAACATTCAAACTATGTATTTAGGAAATTTACCAGCACATGCTTCAGAAAAACTTGCAGTAATTAATGATATTGTCCGAACTGAACAATATATTGATTTTATTTATAACAGAAGATTTAGATGCACTCTATTAGTGGGTAAAGATACCGTCATTAATAGAGCTATTACTTCAGAAATCTTGGATCAATTCTATACTATGTGCATGTTATCTGCAGATAAACTAGAAAGCGATATAGACCTAAGCAATGCATTAGAAAGCATTACTTTTTCTTTAATTGAGTCTACAGCAACTTCAATCTCAACTTCTTCTCCGATCATGAAAGCTATCTTTTATAGCTATATAGATAATATAGGTAATCCATTAAAAATAAATAAGTTATTACATGTCGCTTCGACAAAACTACCACAATTTGCACTCCAAGACTTCATTCAAGAATTTAATAATAATATCGGAAAATTAGTACTTAGTGGTTATATTAAACTTTTTGAAAGCAAACCTGCTAGTATTTTTGAAATATCAGCAAAACCTAAAGCAAGTAATTTAGCGAGATATCAGGCTGCTCATGCTTCAATCAATAAATTATGGATTACCACTCAAATTAATCAGTTACTAGCAATCCAGCTGCCTGATAAATATGTCCTTGAGTTACTCGATGGTAATCATAATCTAGAACAAATTACAACAAAACTTACTGATAAATTTGTTAAAGGTGAATTAGTTGCAGCAGAAGGTGATGTCAAAATTACAGACAAAGCTACTTTAAAAAACTTAGCTTCAAAATGTGTGGAATCAAGTTTAGAAAAATTTAGACGTAATTTTATTTTGGTTGCATAA
- a CDS encoding cytochrome c oxidase assembly protein, protein MKPSNKKLALSLVGLSVSMIFLSFASVPIYSLFCKVTGFGGTTQQAFQSYHLQKGKKQLVIEFDANVDPALPWRFIPKQRRVSILPGQNTLIFYESENISNVDIIGTSVYNVTPNKAGRYFVKIHCFCFEEQLLLAGQKLLMPVSFFIDPEFENDPDMSTVDTITLSYSFFKIREINNHK, encoded by the coding sequence ATGAAACCATCAAACAAAAAACTTGCTTTATCCTTAGTAGGATTGAGTGTTAGCATGATATTTCTAAGCTTTGCTTCTGTCCCAATTTACAGTTTATTTTGTAAAGTTACAGGATTTGGTGGTACCACACAACAAGCATTCCAATCTTATCATTTACAAAAAGGTAAGAAACAACTAGTTATAGAATTTGATGCAAACGTCGATCCGGCATTACCATGGCGCTTCATACCAAAGCAACGACGAGTTTCAATATTACCGGGACAGAATACTTTGATTTTTTATGAGTCTGAAAATATTAGCAATGTTGATATTATCGGCACTTCAGTCTATAACGTTACCCCAAATAAAGCTGGTAGATATTTTGTTAAAATTCACTGTTTTTGTTTTGAAGAACAATTATTACTAGCTGGACAAAAATTGCTGATGCCTGTTTCATTTTTTATTGACCCAGAATTTGAGAATGATCCGGACATGTCAACTGTTGACACTATCACTCTATCTTACAGTTTTTTTAAGATCCGTGAAATCAATAATCACAAATAA
- a CDS encoding cytochrome c oxidase subunit 3, producing MANKQHPFHLVDLSPWPILTAFSMLLVTSGSVMFMHNYFTGEYLLGLGVCSLLYCLYHWWRDVVNEGIIGKHHTKPVRTGLRIGMALFILSEIMFFAAFFGSFFKAHLAPVGILDGVWVVKEGVWPPAGIETFDPWDIPFLNTLILLLSGTTVTWAHYAMEENNQKDCVTALGYTVLLGILFTTMQAYEYHHAKFKLSDGIYAANFYLATGFHGLHVIIGTIFLAVCYFRAKNGDFVKGNGYLGFEFAAWYWHFVDVVWLFLFTFIYVLGR from the coding sequence ATGGCAAACAAACAGCACCCATTTCACCTAGTTGATCTTAGCCCCTGGCCTATTCTTACAGCATTCTCAATGTTACTGGTTACCTCAGGTAGCGTAATGTTTATGCATAATTACTTTACCGGAGAATATCTTTTAGGTCTAGGGGTATGCTCATTATTATATTGTTTGTATCACTGGTGGCGTGATGTAGTCAATGAGGGGATTATTGGTAAACACCATACTAAGCCAGTAAGAACAGGGCTTCGTATTGGCATGGCGTTGTTTATTTTATCAGAAATAATGTTTTTTGCAGCATTTTTTGGATCTTTTTTTAAAGCTCATCTCGCCCCAGTAGGCATTCTGGATGGTGTTTGGGTTGTCAAAGAAGGTGTTTGGCCACCTGCAGGTATTGAAACCTTTGACCCATGGGACATACCTTTTCTTAATACTTTGATCTTATTATTATCAGGAACAACTGTTACTTGGGCTCATTATGCCATGGAAGAAAACAATCAAAAAGACTGCGTTACCGCATTAGGATATACAGTATTGCTTGGCATTTTGTTCACTACCATGCAAGCTTATGAATATCACCATGCCAAATTCAAATTAAGTGATGGTATCTATGCAGCAAATTTTTACTTAGCTACAGGTTTTCATGGCTTACATGTAATTATTGGCACAATTTTTCTTGCTGTTTGTTATTTCCGCGCTAAGAATGGAGATTTTGTTAAAGGTAACGGATATCTAGGGTTTGAATTTGCTGCCTGGTATTGGCATTTTGTTGATGTAGTATGGTTATTCTTGTTTACTTTTATATATGTATTAGGTAGATAG
- a CDS encoding biotin--[acetyl-CoA-carboxylase] ligase, whose protein sequence is MHLPWLKKYNLLIFDEIDSTNSEAIRLAKAGVTGNFVIWAQSQTAGRGKYSKKWYSEPGNFYASILLEKNIPIEIQPQLSFVTALAVYDTVIAIAKSANLTLTIGLKWPNDVLVDSKKIAGILLESIKLSNSGYLIIGVGINLRSNPLDIDQPATNLFNFGIDQVGSDQTLHLFISFFEKYFSMWQQQGFMPIRQLWLKKANKLNKVITIDDGKNRISGRFQDIDLTGNIRIKLACGQIYSLSAGEVFFGS, encoded by the coding sequence ATGCATCTGCCATGGCTTAAAAAATACAATTTACTGATTTTTGATGAGATTGATAGTACAAATTCTGAGGCAATTAGGTTAGCTAAAGCAGGAGTAACCGGTAATTTTGTCATTTGGGCTCAAAGTCAGACAGCTGGACGTGGTAAATATTCTAAAAAATGGTATTCAGAGCCTGGTAATTTCTATGCTAGTATACTACTTGAAAAAAATATTCCTATTGAAATACAGCCACAATTATCATTTGTTACAGCATTAGCTGTTTATGATACTGTTATAGCTATAGCAAAGAGTGCAAATCTTACTTTAACAATTGGACTAAAGTGGCCTAATGATGTCCTGGTTGATAGCAAAAAAATAGCCGGAATTTTACTTGAATCAATCAAGTTATCAAATAGTGGTTATTTAATCATAGGAGTAGGGATTAATCTGCGATCTAATCCATTGGATATTGATCAACCAGCTACAAATTTATTTAATTTTGGGATAGATCAAGTAGGTTCTGATCAGACTCTACATTTATTTATAAGTTTTTTTGAAAAGTATTTTTCTATGTGGCAACAACAAGGGTTTATGCCGATTAGGCAATTATGGCTCAAAAAAGCTAATAAACTAAATAAAGTAATTACAATTGATGACGGTAAAAATAGGATTTCTGGTAGATTCCAGGACATAGACCTTACAGGTAATATACGAATTAAACTTGCTTGTGGTCAAATATATAGTCTATCGGCTGGTGAGGTATTTTTTGGTTCTTGA
- a CDS encoding LptA/OstA family protein, with protein sequence MNLFYKISLIIISCYSLTTYGNNNNLHIHSDNVTFDKNSRTVDFSGTVIIWFDDIILKTSVLKILYKNSAKGKQAIDRIIIPNKLSALKISNQNIIIADAAVYNHQQEELTLTGNIKFIYQDHILQTEKLLYHTKLNKIDHHNNKHQRANIDSNGK encoded by the coding sequence TTGAATCTTTTTTACAAAATATCTCTTATAATTATAAGTTGTTATTCATTAACAACTTATGGCAATAATAATAATTTACATATTCATTCTGATAACGTAACTTTTGATAAAAATAGCAGAACAGTAGATTTTTCTGGAACAGTCATCATATGGTTTGATGATATAATTTTAAAGACTTCTGTATTAAAGATATTATACAAAAACTCTGCTAAAGGCAAACAAGCAATAGATAGAATAATAATCCCTAATAAATTATCGGCATTAAAAATATCTAACCAAAATATTATAATCGCTGATGCAGCGGTTTATAATCATCAACAGGAAGAGCTAACCTTAACTGGTAATATTAAATTTATTTATCAAGATCATATTCTTCAGACTGAAAAATTGTTATATCATACTAAATTAAATAAAATTGATCACCATAACAACAAACATCAACGAGCAAACATTGACAGCAACGGTAAATAG
- a CDS encoding NADH-quinone oxidoreductase subunit M → MLELPVLSISILLPLASALYIAFFISQSQTANKQLYAMYVATLSSILTLISTIYILVMFDSSNPDYQFVEQYNWINAIGLEFYVGIDGISIYFVFLTALLTLICIISSVFTIKKQIKEYLLCFLLLESFCIGAFSSLNLLLFYLFFEVILIPMYLIIGVWGGDNRIYAAFKFFLYTFFGSVFFLLALIYIYVNAHTFSIPALVNIVSGFRDSTQKILWIAMFIAFAVKVPMPPFHTWLPDAHVQAPTAGSVMLAGILLKLGAYAFLRISLPMLPIASAEFSIYVLIISAFAIIYASFTALAQADMKKMIAYSSVAHMGYVTAGIFTFTEAGISGAIFQMISHGIVSAALFLIVGILYERNHTKMIDQYGGVAHKMPLLAVLFMISMLGSVGLPGTSGFIGEFFSLVGILKINITAAIFAATGVIFGAVYMLKLYKEVMLGTVGQKIVDFKDLRWYETLALLPLIICIIYFGIIPSGIMEALGLPVHSLTQIYTGY, encoded by the coding sequence ATGTTAGAATTGCCAGTATTATCCATTAGTATTTTGTTACCATTAGCTAGTGCGTTATATATTGCTTTTTTTATTAGCCAAAGTCAAACTGCTAACAAGCAATTATATGCTATGTATGTGGCCACCTTAAGCTCAATTCTAACTTTAATCTCTACTATATATATATTAGTGATGTTTGATAGTAGTAATCCTGATTATCAATTTGTTGAGCAATATAATTGGATTAATGCTATTGGGCTTGAATTTTATGTAGGTATTGATGGTATATCGATATATTTCGTCTTTCTAACAGCCTTACTTACTTTGATCTGCATCATATCAAGTGTTTTTACTATAAAGAAACAAATAAAAGAATATTTATTATGTTTTTTACTACTAGAATCGTTTTGTATAGGTGCGTTTAGCTCGCTCAATTTATTATTATTTTATCTGTTCTTTGAGGTTATCTTAATACCAATGTATCTCATTATTGGAGTATGGGGTGGAGATAACAGGATATATGCAGCCTTTAAGTTTTTCTTATATACTTTTTTTGGCTCAGTGTTTTTCTTGTTAGCTTTGATTTATATTTATGTCAATGCTCACACTTTTAGTATTCCGGCTTTAGTTAATATTGTCTCAGGATTTAGAGATTCAACACAAAAAATCTTGTGGATCGCAATGTTTATTGCTTTTGCAGTGAAAGTGCCTATGCCGCCATTTCATACATGGTTGCCTGATGCTCACGTTCAAGCTCCAACAGCAGGATCAGTAATGTTGGCAGGTATTCTATTAAAATTAGGAGCTTATGCTTTTCTAAGAATTTCTTTACCAATGCTACCTATAGCTTCAGCTGAATTTTCAATATATGTTTTGATTATTAGTGCCTTTGCCATAATTTATGCTTCATTTACAGCGCTTGCGCAAGCTGATATGAAAAAAATGATTGCTTATTCATCAGTTGCTCATATGGGATATGTTACTGCTGGTATTTTTACTTTTACCGAAGCTGGCATTAGTGGAGCAATATTTCAGATGATCAGTCATGGCATTGTGTCTGCTGCATTATTCTTGATCGTTGGTATCTTATATGAAAGAAATCATACTAAGATGATTGATCAATATGGTGGTGTTGCACATAAAATGCCGCTTTTAGCAGTGTTGTTTATGATTAGTATGCTTGGATCGGTAGGATTACCAGGCACTAGTGGTTTTATTGGAGAATTTTTTAGTTTAGTAGGTATTTTAAAAATAAATATCACAGCAGCGATTTTTGCTGCAACTGGAGTAATATTTGGTGCAGTATATATGCTAAAATTATACAAGGAAGTGATGTTAGGCACTGTCGGGCAAAAGATCGTAGATTTTAAAGATCTGAGATGGTATGAAACACTAGCTTTGCTGCCGTTAATTATCTGTATTATTTATTTTGGGATTATACCTAGTGGGATTATGGAAGCATTGGGGTTGCCAGTGCATAGTCTTACACAAATCTACACTGGTTACTAG
- the lptC gene encoding LPS export ABC transporter periplasmic protein LptC, giving the protein MLIKHYQRTINIFKFIFIIGITIILLLFYSWVNLPQVTIENNAKFTKANTATLPSQNYEITMFNSIFEGISNNEQPYKIISDTAAKIAEDQYELKQIAARHKFFGNDILIKARHALIDNNIKLITLTDNVQIMLNDLQCHTAELLINLIDHKATSNEKVVVYYNNSRISADNLVADGTLNTMKLQGHVQAKIDISDF; this is encoded by the coding sequence ATGCTTATAAAACATTATCAACGTACAATAAATATCTTCAAATTTATATTTATTATTGGTATCACCATAATTTTGCTTTTATTTTATTCTTGGGTTAATTTACCGCAAGTGACAATTGAAAATAATGCAAAATTTACCAAAGCAAATACTGCTACCTTACCATCACAAAATTATGAAATTACTATGTTTAATTCTATTTTTGAAGGGATCAGCAATAATGAACAACCTTATAAAATTATATCGGATACAGCAGCAAAAATTGCAGAAGATCAATACGAATTAAAGCAAATTGCTGCACGTCATAAATTCTTTGGTAATGATATATTAATTAAAGCACGACACGCATTGATTGATAATAATATCAAGTTAATTACATTAACAGATAATGTCCAGATTATGCTAAATGACTTACAATGTCATACTGCTGAGTTGCTGATTAATTTGATTGATCATAAAGCTACCAGCAATGAAAAGGTAGTTGTTTACTACAACAATTCACGAATCAGTGCTGATAATTTAGTTGCTGATGGCACCCTCAATACTATGAAATTACAGGGTCATGTTCAAGCAAAGATTGATATTTCAGACTTCTAA
- the lptB gene encoding LPS export ABC transporter ATP-binding protein, whose product MTATVNSLRIENISKSFIKRPILRGVSLQITLGEVVGLFGPNGAGKTTCFSIIAGLVKADSGKLFFDNHDITHLPMYLRAQMGLGYLPQEPSIFRGLSVFDNLRAVIEITERDKEIVEQKAEDLLAEFSISHLKNSPSISLSGGERRRLEIARALASNPKFVMLDEPLAGIDPLAIIDIKHLVKYLKKRNIGILITDHNVRETLDIVDRAYIIYDGKVLMEGDPTEIVNSDKVREVYLGHSYTR is encoded by the coding sequence TTGACAGCAACGGTAAATAGTCTAAGAATAGAAAATATTTCTAAATCATTCATTAAAAGGCCTATCCTCAGAGGTGTATCGTTGCAGATTACTCTTGGAGAAGTAGTCGGATTATTTGGTCCAAATGGAGCTGGTAAAACTACTTGCTTTAGTATTATCGCCGGATTGGTTAAAGCTGATTCAGGTAAATTATTTTTTGATAATCATGATATTACTCATTTACCAATGTACCTACGTGCGCAGATGGGACTAGGATACTTACCGCAAGAACCATCAATCTTTCGAGGTTTATCGGTATTTGATAATTTGCGGGCAGTTATTGAAATTACAGAACGCGATAAGGAAATAGTAGAACAAAAAGCAGAAGATTTATTAGCAGAATTTTCAATTAGTCATTTAAAAAATTCACCGTCAATCAGTCTATCCGGCGGTGAGAGACGCAGACTGGAAATAGCCAGAGCGTTAGCTTCTAACCCCAAATTTGTGATGTTGGATGAACCGTTAGCCGGCATTGATCCGCTTGCTATTATTGATATAAAACATTTAGTGAAATACTTGAAAAAACGTAATATTGGTATTCTTATTACCGATCATAATGTAAGAGAAACATTGGATATAGTTGATCGAGCTTATATTATATATGACGGTAAAGTTTTAATGGAAGGTGATCCAACAGAAATAGTTAATAGTGACAAGGTACGAGAAGTTTATCTTGGTCACAGCTATACTCGATGA